From Coffea arabica cultivar ET-39 chromosome 10e, Coffea Arabica ET-39 HiFi, whole genome shotgun sequence, one genomic window encodes:
- the LOC140015212 gene encoding uncharacterized protein, whose protein sequence is MIRANIQEDSEATMARFLNGLNPEIRKKVELQDHFELQQMVSYAEKVERQALPIKTPSGRTTTSSSTPWRRDQLPTSNAWPRQGNKERENRQMEQPFHPSATPSKPTPRPTLSRANTSTNQPKACFKCKGIGHLMAQCPNRSIMYLNEEGMWQSEGEEEYADMPPLEEEGKDADLVEIEEDPVARTMVTMRVLNAQAQEDDLQQTNIFHTRCKIGDEVCLMIIDSGSCTNCVAADFVEQKHLPWTYHPKPYRLSWLNDGGEVKVTKQALIAFSIGRYKDQVLCDVIPMQASHVLLGRPWEYDRQADHIGLTNKYKFIMDNLKITLSPLTPTQVYEEQLHLRKEREKRQLREAKKKPNVPEDEGKQKVEAELSEKENSSGKKLSEAESLKANKKSFYASVREEFKDVFPEELPKGLPPIRGIEHQIDFVPGAILPNRPAYRANPEETKEIQSKSLDEHVEHLRLVLSALRENRLFANMEKCVFCTPEVNFLGYIVGANGIRVDPAKVKAILEWPTPTNVSQVRSFHGLASFYRRFVKDFSTIAAPLNETIKKNVGFQWGKEQEESFNKLKDLLTSAPILALPNFDVTFEVECDASGIGIGAVLHQNNRPLAYFSEKLSGGALNYPTYDKELYAVVRALEVWQHYLMPKEFVIHTDHESIKFLKDGVKKAEAVRTMHERVRAQIEKKNAQYAQHANKGRKHVVFEPGDWVWVHMRKERFPASRRTKLHPRGDGPFRVLERINDNAYKLELPSEL, encoded by the exons ATGATAAGGGCCAATATACAAGAGGATTCGGAAGCAACCATGGCAAGATTccttaatggattaaatcctgaaATTCGGAAGAAGGTTGAGCTTCAAGACCACTTTGAGCTACAACAAATGGTGTCTTATGCAGAGAAGGTGGAAAGGCAAGCCTTACCTATAAAGACACCTAGTGGCCGAACCACTACATCCTCTTCCACACCTTGGAGAAGAGATCAATTGCCAACATCCAATGCTTGGCCAAGGCAAGGCaataaagaaagggaaaacagGCAAATGGAGCAACCGTTCCATCCGAGTGCAACTCCTTCTAAACCAACCCCGCGGCCGACTCTTTCAAGGGCAAATACGTCTACCAACCAGCCAAAGGCATGTTTCAAATGCAAGGGAATTGGCCACCTCATGGCTCAATGCCCTAACCGAAGCATCATGTACCTGAATGAAGAGGGAATGTGGCAAAGCGAAGGAGAGGAGGAATATGCGGACATGCCACCACTTGAAGAAGAGGGGAAGGATGCTGACCTGGTTGAAATAGAAGAGGACCCCGTGGCTCGAACTATGGTGACTATGAGAGTGCTAAATGCACAAGCTcaagaagatgatctccaaCAGACCAACATTTTTCATACGAGATGCAAAATTGGAGATGAGGTATGTCTCATGATCATTGATAGTGGCTCTTGTACTAATTGCGTAGCTGCTGACTTTGTCGAGCAAAAGCACCTTCCATGGACTTACCACCCTAAACCCTATAGACTATCTTGGTTAAATGATGGGGGGGAAGTCAAGGTGACcaaacaagctttaatcgctTTTTCTATTGGTCGATACAAGGACCAAGTTTTATGTGATGTAATTCCTATGCAAGCTAGTCATGTCTTGTTAGGTCGTCCGTGGGAGTATGATCGGCAGGCTGATCATATTGGACTTACTAATAAGTATAAGTTCATTATGGACAACCTCAAGATCACTCTTTCACCCTTGACACCTACCCAAGTGTATGAGGAACAATTGCATCTAAGAAAAGAGCGAGAGAAAAGGCAACTGAGagaggcaaagaaaaaaccGAATGTGCCTGAGGATGAGGGAAAACAGAAAGTAGAGGCCGAGTtgagtgaaaaagaaaattcgagTGGAAAAAAACTTAGTGAGGCCGAGAGCTTGAAAGCGAACAAAAAGAGCTTCTATGCAAGTGTGCGTGAG gaattcaaggATGTGTTTCCGGAGGAACTACCAAAAGGATTACCTCCAATTCGAGGTATCGAACATCAAATCGACTTTGTTCCTGGAGCAATTCTCCCAAATCGACCAGCCTATAGAGCAAATccggaggaaacaaaggaaatccaaaG CAAGTCTTTAGATGAACATGTTGAGCATTTGCGACTTGTTTTAAGTGCCTTGCGTGAAAATAGGTTGTTTGCTAACATGGAAAAATGTGTCTTCTGCACTCCTGAAGTTAATTTCcttggatatattgttggtgcAAATGGCATACGTGTTGATCCCGCCAAGGTAAAAGCCATCTTAGAGTGGCCGACTCCAACCAATGTGTCTCAAGTAAggtcttttcatggtcttgcaagTTTCTATAGGAGATTTGTTAAAGACTTTAGTACTATTGCAGCACCTTTGAATGAGACAATTAAAAAGAATGTGGGGTTTCAATGGGGAAAAGAGCAAGAAGAGTCATTTAATAAGCTTAAGGATTTGTTAACTTCAGCACCTATTCTTGCTTTGCCTAATTTTGATGTGACAtttgaagttgaatgtgatgctagtgGGATCGGCATAGGGGCTGTCTTACATCAAAATAATAGACCCTTGGCATATTTCAGTGAAAAGTTGAGTGGGGGAGCTCTTAATTACCCTACTTATGATAAAGAATTGTATGCTGTTGTGCGTGCTCTTGAAGTGTGGCAGCATTATCTTATGCCTAAGGAATTTGTGATACATACTGatcatgaatcaattaaattccttAAGG atggtgtcaaaaaggcagaGGCTGTTCGGACCATGCATGAGagagttcgagctcaaattgagaagaaaaatgcgcAATATGCACAACATGCGAATAAGGGTAGAAAACATGTTGTATTCGAACCCGGTGATTGGGTCTGGGTGCACATGCGGAAGGAAAGGTTTCCTGCATCTCGACGGACCAAGTTACATCCAAGAGGAGATGGACCTTTTCGTGTACTAGAGAGGATCAACGACAATGCCTACAAATTGGAACTTCCAAGTGA actttga